The Vicinamibacterales bacterium genome contains the following window.
ATCCGCCGGCAGAACCGAACCCCGCTCCGTACGTTGTGCGGGGCACGAACGCAAAGGACCGTATGATGAATAACGGAGAACGCAAGGAACGCCGCGGCTTCGCCTCGATGTCCCCGGAGAAGCAGCGCGAGATTGCCAGCAAGGGGGGACGCGCCGCGCACCAGAAGGGAACCGCGCACGAGTGGACGTCCGACGAGGCCCGCAATGCCGGGCGCAAGGGCGGACAGATCAGCCGCGGCGGCCGCGGCCGCCTCGTCGAGCCGGCTCCGGAGCCCTCGCCGGCACCGGTGAGCATGACCGACGAGACGATGCGGAGCGGCGAGTAGTGCGCCGCGGGCCGGAACGCTGATCCGGCCCGTGAACGGGGCCGGCATGGGCCGGCCTGTGCGAGTTTGTTGGGAGGCAGATGTGCGCATGTTGAATCGGGTAGCGATCGCCGCCGCGTTGACCGTGGCCGTCGCGTCAAGTGCCGCCGGCCAGAGCACTGCGACGACTCAGAGCGGCACCACGGGCGGTACCACCGCCGCGCAGCCGGCCGCGTCCACCACCACGTCGGACAGCGAAACACGTCCGGCGACGACGACGTTCATGGGCGATACCGGCCTGTGGTACGTGCCCACCGGCGAGGTGCTGCCGCGCAAGAAGTGGTCGCTCAGCGCCTACCGCGTCAACTTCGACGACAACCAGGGCTTCACCGACGTCTCCAACTGGCCGCTGACGTTCGGCGTCGGCGTCGGCGATCGGGCGGAGATCTTCGGCTCGTGGGTGCTCGTCTCGCGCATCGATCGCGACATCCGTCCGCTGTTCCTCTCGTCGATGCCGCGCGCCGGCGGCGTCGTCCCGCAGCATCCGCTGATGAACGACACCTGGAGCGGCAACCAGCTCGGCGATCTCTGGCTGGGCGCGAAGGTGAACTTCACCTCGCAGTGGCGGCAGCAGCCGGCAGCGTTCGCGCTGCGCGGCATGGTCAAGGTGCCGACCGGTGACAAGGACGGCGGCGTCAGCACCGGCAAGGCGGACTTCGCCATCGACGCGATCCTGAGCAAGGAATTCAACCAGCGCGTCGAGTTCTCCGGCTACGGCGGCTACATCGTCCGCGGCAGCCCGGCCCAAGTCGAGACGACCAACGCCTTCCGCTGGGGCATCGGCGCCGGCATGCCGTCGCGCCGCTCGCTGCGCCTCACCGCCGAACTCGATGGCGAGCTCTACGCGGACGACACGCTGCGCACCAAGCAGGTGATGCTCGCGACGGACGGATCGTTCCTCCCCGTCGGCTTCGAGTCGGACGTCAAGAACCCGCTCAACTTCAATCTCGGGCTGACCTGGCAGGGCAGCAACGGCGTGTTCGCCGGTCTGGGCTGGACCTATCGCTTCACCGTCGACAAGCGCGACGAATACCTCGGGCAGTACACCAACGGCGCCGGCGATCGCATGGACATCGTCGGGCGCATTGGGTATCACCCCGGCGTGCGCGTCTACGTCCCGCCGCCGCCGCCCCCCCCGCCGCCCCCGCCCCCGCCGCCGCCCACACACGATCTGTCGGTGCGCGCCAACTGCAATCCGTGCACGGTGGAAGTCGGCAAGACCTCCACGGTGAGCGCGGTGGCGAACAGCTCGATCGGCTGCACGGTCACCTACGCGTGGACCGCGCCGACCGGCACGTTCACCAACCCGAGCGGCCAGAGCACGCCGTGGACGGCGCCGAACCAGGAAGGCCCGGTGCCGGTGACCGTGACGGTGACCTGTCCGAGCGACGGCAAGACGGCGCGCGACACCGTCAACATCCAGGTGGTGCGCCCGGTGGTCCAGCAGGTCACATTCGAGGACGTGCACTTCGACTTCGACCGCTACAGCCTGCGGCCGGAAGCGGTGCGCGCGCTCGACGAGGCGGTCGCGGTGCTGCAGAAGAACGCGGACGTCAACGTCGAGATCGAAGGCCACACCTGCAACATCGGCACGGCGGAATACAACCTGGCCCTCGGCGAGCGCCGCGCCAACGCGGTCCGCGACTACCTGTCGAGCCGCGGCATCGCGGCGAGCCGGTTCCGCACCGTGAGCTACGGTGAGGAGCGGCCGAAGCACGACAACTCCCGCGAGGAGACGCGCCGGCTGAACCGCCGCGCGGCGCTGGTGGTGAGGCTTACCAAGTAGGACGCTGGCAACCGGCGGTGGGCGGTCAGCGGTCCGGCGATGGACCGCTGGCCGCCGGCCGCCGGCGCCGAACAACCGAGAGGTACCATGCGCTTCATCAACATGTATCTGATCGGGTATTTCATCCTCCTGGGGGGCGCGGTGGCCGCGCTCTGGTACGGAGGTGTCCTCAGCCAGGTGTCCCCCGTCTGGGTCGTCATCGGCCTCGTGATTGCCGTCGGGCTCGGCATCATGCTCTCGGTCTCGGGCGGAAAGCCCGAAATTACGCGCGAATAGCCGGCCTGCCCGGGGCAGACCGGAAGGCTCCCCAGCCTTGGCACGTGATGTGGTAGCACCCCATCACGTGCCTTTTTTCTTTGCCCGCCGCAGCCTCGCGGTTCTCTTTTTCGCGCTGGCGGCGGCCACCGCGGGCTGTGTCGAGGGGGAGCAGGGGGCCGTCAGGGTCAATTCGGTGAAATTCACCGGGGTCAAGGCGGTCAAGGAAGGGCAGATCAAGGACGTCCTGGCCACGATCCAGAGCTCGAAGCTCCCCTGGGGAGCCAGGCACTACTTCACCCGCGAGCAGTTCGAAGCCGATCTGAAGCGCATTGTCGCCTTCTACCGCGATCGCGGCTTCCCCGATGCCAAGGTCGCGTCGTTCGACGTGAAGATGAGCGACAAGCAGGATGCCGTCGACGTCACCGTGAACATCGAAGAAGGTGAACCGATCGTCGTCGAGGCGCTCGAATATCAGGGCTTCGAGGTGCTGCCGCCGGGGGAGCTGGACGAGTTGAAGGGGCGGCTCCCGCTCAAGACCAGCGCGCCGCTCGATCGCGCGCTGGCGCAGGCGTCGCGCGAAACCGCGCTCGACGAGGTGAAGGATCACGGGTACCCGTATGCGACGGTCCGGTTGACCGAGCGTCCCGGCACCACCGAGCGCGCCCGCGTCGTCACGCTGGCGACCACGCCGGGGACGCTGGCGCGCTACGGCGAGATCGACGTCGAGGGGAACACGTCGGTGTCCGACAACGTGGTCGTGCGCCAGTTGACGTTCCGCCCGAACCGTCGCTTCCGCCTGTCGCAGCTGCAGGAGAGTCAGCGCCGCCTCTATTCGCTGGAGACGTTCCAGTTCGCGAACATCGAGCCGGTGATCCGCGAGGGGGAGCAGCCGGAAACGGTGCCGGTGAAGGTGACGGTCACCGAAGGCAAGCACCGCAAGGTGAATTTCGGCCTCGGCTACGGCAGCGAAGAGAAGGGACGCGCGTCGATCGACTGGCGCCACGTGAACTTCTTCGGCGGCGCGCGCACCCTGCAGCTCGAAGGCAGCTACTCGGCGCTGAGCAAGGGAGGGCGGGTCAATTTCCGCCAGCCGTACCTGTTCGGGCCGCGCTACAACATGGTCGCGACCGCGCAGTCGTGGTTCCGCGACGAGCCCGCCTACACGCTCAACACGCGCGGCGGCCGCGTGTCGTTCGAGCGCACGTTCGCGCGCCGCGGGCCGCTGTCGCAGCGCCAGGGGCAGACTTCGCTGTCGCTGACCTACACGAACGAGTTCCAGAGCTATGACGTCGCGGAGATCGCCTTGCGCGATCCGACCGCCCACGATCTGCTGATTTCGCTCGGCCTCGATCCGTTGAACGGGAAGGCGCGCGGGCGGCTGTCGTCGGTGGACCTGGACGTCCATCGCAGCACGGCGGACAGCACCGTCAACGCGCGGCGCGGCTACACGCTCGACGCGCACCTCGAACGCGCCGGCAGCCTGCTGCGCGGGGATTACGACTTCGCCGAGTTGATCCTCGAGGGGCGCTACTACCTGGCGCTGGGGGATCTCGCGGTGATTGCGGTGAAGGCGCGGGGCGGATCGATCGGCACGCCGCGGGGCGAGAACCTGCGGGTGCCGTTCTTCCGCCGCTATTTTCTCGGCGGCTCGAGCAGCCTGCGCGGCTGGGGCCGGTTCGAGGTCTCGCCGCTGTACAACGGCTTCCCGATCGGCGGCCACACGATGTTCGAGAGTTCCGCCGAGCTGCGCGCGCCGGTGTGGGGGAATCTCAGCGCCGTGCTGTTCGCCGACGCGGGCAACGTGTGGAACAACGCGTGGGACTTCAACGTGAACCAGCTGCGGTACGACGTCGGCCCGGGGCTGCGCTACATGACGCCGATCGGGCCGATCCGCGCCGACCTGGGGTATCAGGTCAATCCGGTTCCGGGACTGCTCATCGACGGCAAGGAGCAGTCACGCCGGTTCCGCTTCCATTTCTCCATCGGCCAGGCGTTCTGACCCATGCTGCAACGGCGCATCACTCCGGCGAAGAAATACATGCGGCGCACGCTGCAGATCGTGGCGCTGGTCGGCACGCTGTTCATCGGCATCATCGCCCTGGCGCTGATCGTGTCGCAGACGCCGTGGTTCCGCGACTGGCTGCGCAAGTACGTCGTCCGCCAGGCGGGGCAGTACGTCAACGGCACCGTGTCGGTCGGCAGCCTCGGCGGCAATCTCTTCTACGGGGTGCGGCTCGGCGACGTCGCCATCGACGTGGACGGCGAGCGCGTGCTCACGCTGAAGTCCGTCGAGATCAAGTACAGCGTCGCCGAGCTGGTGTCGCAAGGCGTCACCGTGCGCGAGATCCGGCTCGAGGAGCCCTACGTCCTCGCCCGGCGTGATGCGCGGGGCTGGAACCTGGCGCGGCTGCCCAGGAAGCAGGCGCAGGAAGCGGACCGGCAGGGACCGCGGCGCCCGGTCTCGCTGCCGTCGATCGAGATCGTCAACGGCAGGGCGGTGGTCGACGACCGCGCGCCGTCGCCCTCCTTCCGGATTCCCTCGCGCATCGACGCCCTCAACGTGAAGGCCGGCTTCGAGTACGCGCCGGTGCACTACAGCGTCACGCTGGATCACCTGTCGTTCAGCGGCAAGGCGCCGGACCTGACGCTGCAGAAGCTCGCCGGACGGGTGGGGACGCGAGACGACGATCTCAACGTCGAGAAGCTGTTCGTGCAGACGGGGCAAAGCTCGCTGACGGTGGACGGCGTCGTCCGCAACTACCTGAGCGCGCCGTCGCTGCAGATCACCGCCTCGTCGCCGTCGCTGTCGCTCCCCGAGTTCGGCGGCGTGCTGCCGGTGGTGCAGGGATACGACCTGCACCCCTCGTTCGACGTCAGAGCCGACGGACCGCAGGATGCGTTGAAGCTCGCGCTGAACGTCAAGTCCGAAGCGGGCGACGTGAGCGGAACCGTGACCGCCGACGTCAAGGCTCCGGACCTCGGCGTCAAAGGACACGTCACGACGCAGCACCTGGACCTGGCGCCGCTGCTGAAGAACCCGGCGCAGAAGAGCGACATCACCGGCCGTGCCGAGGTCGATCTCCGCGTCGCCAGCGCCCCGGCGCAGGCGCCGGCCCTGGATCGGCTGCGCGGACGCGTCGTCTTCGAGGGGCCGCGGGTCGTCGCGGCGGGATACACGGCCAGCGGCGTCCGCGTCAGGGCGGACCTTGCCGGCCGGCGCATCGGGCTCGACGGCCGGGCCAACGCGTATGGCGGGAGCGCCACCACGAGGGGGTTCATCCTGCTGCCGCCGGCCGCCGGGCAGCCGCTCCAGTTCGATCTCGCCGGCAGCGCGTCGCGCATCAACCTCGCCGGACTGCCGCGGAACCTCAGCGCGCCGCGCATCGCAACCGACCTGAACGCCACGGCCTATCACGTCAAAGGGTCCGCCGGCCGGACGACGGCGATCGAGGGCAGCGCGACGCTGGCCGAGTCTTCGCTCGCCGGTGGAACGATCGTCAGCGGCACGTCCGCCGAATTCGCGATGACATCCGGGCCGGGGAAGGCGGGATTGCAGTCGCTGGCCTATGCGGCGCGCGGCGAAGTCCGCAACGTCAACCTGCGCCGGGTCGGAGAAGCGTTCGAGATCGCGGCCCTGGCGAAACCGGAGTACGACAGCCGTCTCGACACGACATTCGAGGTGAAAGGCGGCGGAGCCGGACCAGGGCAGGCGCGAATCGATGCGAGCGGCACCGCGACGGACTCCGAAGTGTTCGGCGGTTCCCTGCCGCGCATGCAGTACGAGGCGCACGTCGCCGGCACCCGCCTCTCCGGCCGCGCGAACGGCGAGTTCCGCGGGTTCGACCCGGGGCGCATCGCCGCCAATCCGCGATACCACGGCAATGTCAGCGGCACCGTCGACGCCAGCTTCTCCGTCGCCGACACGTCCGCGCCGATCACGCCCGACGCGGTCACCGCGGACGGACGCGTCACGCTGGCGAAGAGCGAGGTCGGCGGCCTGCAGATCGATACCGCCGACGTCCAGGGGCAGTACGCGAACCGCCGCGGCACGCTGCGTCAGGCGAGCGTCAAGGGGCCCGACATCGAGGTCACCGCGTCCGGGCCGATCGCGCTCGATCAGAACGGGCAGTCGAATCTCCAGTACCACGTGTCCGCGGCGAATCTCGAGCGGCTCGGCGCCCTCGCCAACCAGAAAGGGCTCGCCGGATCCGCCGTCCTCGACGGCACCGTCACCGGCAACGCCTCGTCGCTGACGATCGCGGGCACGGTGAACGGGTCGAACGTCGGATACGAGGACAACAAGGCGCTCGACCTGAACAGCCGTTACACCGTCACCGTGCCGAACCTCGAGTTCCCGCGCGCCAAGGTGCAGGCCGAGACGAGCGGCACGTTCGTGCAGCTCGGCAACGTGCAGATCAATACGCTCACCGCGACGACCACGTACGCCGACAGGACGCTCGATTTCACGACTCACGTCGCGCAGGGGCCCTCGGGCGGCGCCGCGGCGGCCGCGGCAGGCGGCGACGCGAGCGGCACGCGGGAGCTCGACGCGTCCGGCAAGGTCATCTTCCATCCCGATCACCAGGAGCTGCACCTGCCATCGCTGGCCCTGCGCACGCAGGGAGTCGAATGGCGGACCGCGCCGGGCGCGGAGGCGACGGTCAAGTACGGCGCCAATCGCGTCGAGATGCTCGGCGTGAAGCTGGTCAACGGCGATCAGTCGCTCGACGTCGACGGCAGTTTCTCGCTCGGCGACAATCCCGAGATTGGCGCCATCAAGGTCCGCGCACAGAACGTCGACGTCGCGCAGATCGAAAAGCTCGCGCTGCAGAACCGCGGCTTCACCGGCCGGTTGAATGCCGACGCGACGATTGCCGGATCGGCGAACGCGCCGTCGGTGACCGGGCGCGCCTCGATCCTGGACGGCGCCTTCCAGCGGTTCACGTATCAGTCGCTGACGGTGGACGGCACTTTCCAGAACGATCGCATCGGCGTGGACGCGCGGCTGGTGCAGGGGCCGGGAGTCGAGTTGACCGCGAAGGGCACCGTGCCGATGAGCGCGCTGCGATCGCAGCCCTCCGCGCCCGGCGCCCACGTGGCGACGGCCCCCGGCGATCAGATCGATCTGCAGGTGCAGTCCTCGCGGATCGATCTCGGCCTGATTCAGGGGTTCACCAATCAGCTCACCGGCGTCACCGGCACGCTGCAGGCCGACGTCCGCGTCACCGGATCGGGCCGCGACCCGCATCTCAACGGTTACGTCGACATCCAGAACGGCGCGTTCCAGGTGGTGCAGTCCGGCGTCGGCTTCAGCGGCCTGACGACCCGCGTCGATCTCACCGGCGACCGGGTGCGCGTCGCCAACCTGCGGGTGCTGGACGAGAACGGACACCCGCTGACGATCAGCGGCGAGCTCGCCGTGCACGAACGCCAGCCGGGCGCGGTGAACATGTCGATCGACTCGGACGACTTCCAGGTGCTCGACAACGAGCTCGGCGAGCTGAACGTGCAGACGCGCCTCAAGCTCACCGGCGAAGTGCGGAAGCCGCGCCTCGAAGGGGAGATCCGGACCGATGCGGCGCGCATCGAGCTGGACCGGGTGCTGCTGCTGTTCAGCAACGCCTACTCCGAGGAGGCGCTGCCCGACGTGGTTTCGGCGCAGGAAACGGTCGTCAGCCACAAGGGGGCCGACGAGGCGACGCGCGAGGCGTTCGCGCGCGGCCGCGACATCGGCGCCGGCGCCGCGCCGGCGCAGGAGGCGAGCGCGCCGGCGGTTGCGCCGCAGACCGGCATCTTCTCGGCGCTGGAGCTGAACCTCCGGGTCATCGCGCCGGACAACTTCATCGTCCGCGGCGACGACATCCGGCCGGGCGGGGCGAATGCGTCGCAGGTCGGCAGCGTCAACGCGACGATCGGCGCCGACCTGCAGGTCGACAAGCGCGAGAACGGACCGCTGCTGGTGCGCGGCACCGCCAACACGGTCCGCGGCTTCTACGAGTTCCAGGGGCGGCGCTTCACCATCCAGCGCGGCGGCGAGGTGCGCTTCGACGGCCTGCCGCAGATCAATCCCGACCTGAACCTCACCGCCGAGCGGCTGATCCCGAACACCGGCGTC
Protein-coding sequences here:
- a CDS encoding KGG domain-containing protein; translated protein: MNNGERKERRGFASMSPEKQREIASKGGRAAHQKGTAHEWTSDEARNAGRKGGQISRGGRGRLVEPAPEPSPAPVSMTDETMRSGE
- a CDS encoding OmpA family protein, with the translated sequence MLNRVAIAAALTVAVASSAAGQSTATTQSGTTGGTTAAQPAASTTTSDSETRPATTTFMGDTGLWYVPTGEVLPRKKWSLSAYRVNFDDNQGFTDVSNWPLTFGVGVGDRAEIFGSWVLVSRIDRDIRPLFLSSMPRAGGVVPQHPLMNDTWSGNQLGDLWLGAKVNFTSQWRQQPAAFALRGMVKVPTGDKDGGVSTGKADFAIDAILSKEFNQRVEFSGYGGYIVRGSPAQVETTNAFRWGIGAGMPSRRSLRLTAELDGELYADDTLRTKQVMLATDGSFLPVGFESDVKNPLNFNLGLTWQGSNGVFAGLGWTYRFTVDKRDEYLGQYTNGAGDRMDIVGRIGYHPGVRVYVPPPPPPPPPPPPPPPTHDLSVRANCNPCTVEVGKTSTVSAVANSSIGCTVTYAWTAPTGTFTNPSGQSTPWTAPNQEGPVPVTVTVTCPSDGKTARDTVNIQVVRPVVQQVTFEDVHFDFDRYSLRPEAVRALDEAVAVLQKNADVNVEIEGHTCNIGTAEYNLALGERRANAVRDYLSSRGIAASRFRTVSYGEERPKHDNSREETRRLNRRAALVVRLTK
- a CDS encoding BamA/TamA family outer membrane protein, producing the protein MPFFFARRSLAVLFFALAAATAGCVEGEQGAVRVNSVKFTGVKAVKEGQIKDVLATIQSSKLPWGARHYFTREQFEADLKRIVAFYRDRGFPDAKVASFDVKMSDKQDAVDVTVNIEEGEPIVVEALEYQGFEVLPPGELDELKGRLPLKTSAPLDRALAQASRETALDEVKDHGYPYATVRLTERPGTTERARVVTLATTPGTLARYGEIDVEGNTSVSDNVVVRQLTFRPNRRFRLSQLQESQRRLYSLETFQFANIEPVIREGEQPETVPVKVTVTEGKHRKVNFGLGYGSEEKGRASIDWRHVNFFGGARTLQLEGSYSALSKGGRVNFRQPYLFGPRYNMVATAQSWFRDEPAYTLNTRGGRVSFERTFARRGPLSQRQGQTSLSLTYTNEFQSYDVAEIALRDPTAHDLLISLGLDPLNGKARGRLSSVDLDVHRSTADSTVNARRGYTLDAHLERAGSLLRGDYDFAELILEGRYYLALGDLAVIAVKARGGSIGTPRGENLRVPFFRRYFLGGSSSLRGWGRFEVSPLYNGFPIGGHTMFESSAELRAPVWGNLSAVLFADAGNVWNNAWDFNVNQLRYDVGPGLRYMTPIGPIRADLGYQVNPVPGLLIDGKEQSRRFRFHFSIGQAF
- a CDS encoding translocation/assembly module TamB domain-containing protein translates to MLQRRITPAKKYMRRTLQIVALVGTLFIGIIALALIVSQTPWFRDWLRKYVVRQAGQYVNGTVSVGSLGGNLFYGVRLGDVAIDVDGERVLTLKSVEIKYSVAELVSQGVTVREIRLEEPYVLARRDARGWNLARLPRKQAQEADRQGPRRPVSLPSIEIVNGRAVVDDRAPSPSFRIPSRIDALNVKAGFEYAPVHYSVTLDHLSFSGKAPDLTLQKLAGRVGTRDDDLNVEKLFVQTGQSSLTVDGVVRNYLSAPSLQITASSPSLSLPEFGGVLPVVQGYDLHPSFDVRADGPQDALKLALNVKSEAGDVSGTVTADVKAPDLGVKGHVTTQHLDLAPLLKNPAQKSDITGRAEVDLRVASAPAQAPALDRLRGRVVFEGPRVVAAGYTASGVRVRADLAGRRIGLDGRANAYGGSATTRGFILLPPAAGQPLQFDLAGSASRINLAGLPRNLSAPRIATDLNATAYHVKGSAGRTTAIEGSATLAESSLAGGTIVSGTSAEFAMTSGPGKAGLQSLAYAARGEVRNVNLRRVGEAFEIAALAKPEYDSRLDTTFEVKGGGAGPGQARIDASGTATDSEVFGGSLPRMQYEAHVAGTRLSGRANGEFRGFDPGRIAANPRYHGNVSGTVDASFSVADTSAPITPDAVTADGRVTLAKSEVGGLQIDTADVQGQYANRRGTLRQASVKGPDIEVTASGPIALDQNGQSNLQYHVSAANLERLGALANQKGLAGSAVLDGTVTGNASSLTIAGTVNGSNVGYEDNKALDLNSRYTVTVPNLEFPRAKVQAETSGTFVQLGNVQINTLTATTTYADRTLDFTTHVAQGPSGGAAAAAAGGDASGTRELDASGKVIFHPDHQELHLPSLALRTQGVEWRTAPGAEATVKYGANRVEMLGVKLVNGDQSLDVDGSFSLGDNPEIGAIKVRAQNVDVAQIEKLALQNRGFTGRLNADATIAGSANAPSVTGRASILDGAFQRFTYQSLTVDGTFQNDRIGVDARLVQGPGVELTAKGTVPMSALRSQPSAPGAHVATAPGDQIDLQVQSSRIDLGLIQGFTNQLTGVTGTLQADVRVTGSGRDPHLNGYVDIQNGAFQVVQSGVGFSGLTTRVDLTGDRVRVANLRVLDENGHPLTISGELAVHERQPGAVNMSIDSDDFQVLDNELGELNVQTRLKLTGEVRKPRLEGEIRTDAARIELDRVLLLFSNAYSEEALPDVVSAQETVVSHKGADEATREAFARGRDIGAGAAPAQEASAPAVAPQTGIFSALELNLRVIAPDNFIVRGDDIRPGGANASQVGSVNATIGADLQVDKRENGPLLVRGTANTVRGFYEFQGRRFTIQRGGEVRFDGLPQINPDLNLTAERLIPNTGVTARINVTGTARAPQIALSSNPPLDEADILSLIVFNRSVNELGTGERASLAETAGGIASGFVASSLGKSIGRALDVDLFEITTSDPETGETAGGVTLGKQVGDRAFVRFRQQFGQRSFTEFMLEYQLARFLRAETRISPETSGVANRLTQRRVERAGIDLIFFFSY